The Prochlorococcus sp. MIT 1341 genomic interval AAAAAGAACCTGCAGAACGTATTATTATTATTGGACATAGTAGCGGTAGTTTTGTTGCTGCAATGCTCGCCGCTGAATTAAAAAGACAAGACAATTCGGCTAACTTACTTTCTCGAATAGAATTACTAACACTTGGGCAAAACTTGACAAATTTATCTATATATCCAGAGGCAAAATCTTTCCGAGATGACCTCAAATTTTTAGCAGAACAGCCAAGGTTTCCATGGAGGGATGTCACATCCCAAGAAGACTTACTATGTTTCGCAGGGGTGAACCCTTTTATAACCTGCGGGATTGCCATACCAAAAGGCAGCCTATATCCAAAAATGGAAATTATCTCACTAAGTCTTCCAAGAAAAGGTCGAAAGCAAAAAAGAATTTTGCTTGATCAGTTTGACATACATTTTGATTACCTTCGTAATCATTGCCCTGACGTTGATTTACCTGGATTACTTACTAAGCCTTTATCAAGGGAATACTAATGACTGAGGTCACTAAACAACAAAGGAATGAACCCCCCTGGCCGAAACCATTGCCATATACTGCAAATATTTTGCATAGACTTGCGCGTGGCTGGAAGACATGGCTTGGACTACTAAATGAATGGGATTTTCGTATACCCATTGGTGAAATCAATATACTTGGACTCCCTGTATTTCTTATCAACGACCCTCCACTTGTCCGAAGAATTCTTGTTGATGAAGTGGAAAATTTCCCTAAGCATCCATACACACTATGGATTCTAGAACCATTGATCGGAAGAGCCATCTTTTCAGTAAATGGTGAAGAGTGGCAATGGCAAAGACGTCTTATAGATCAAGCATTCCAAGTCGCAAAGTTAAACCGTGTCTTCCCATCAATGGCTGGTGCAACAGAAGACTTTATAAAGCGTCTCCATGAGCATAAATCTCAACAACCAATAGATATTGATGCCGAAATGACATTAGTGACTGCTGATGTAATTATGCGTACAATTCTTAGCAGGCCTTTGAGTGAAGGGGAGTCCAAGAAGATTTTTCTTGCTTTTTCCAGATATCAAAGAAAAGCTGGCAGAGCCTTAGTACTAAGGTTTTTAAACCTTCCAAAAAGCTTGATTCAAATTAACTTAAAGAATGATGCAAAAATAATCAGAGACTGGATACACATAGCGATTAAAGAAAGATTGAAGAAACATGCTGAAGGAGATGAAACTTCTTCCACCTCAATGGATCTTCTAGATTGTTTAATAATGGCAAATGATCCGGAAACTAAAAGAAAATTCAGCGAGAAGCAGCTTGTAGATCAAATATGCTTTCTTTTTCTAGCAGGTCATGAAACATCAGCGAGCTCTTTAGGAGTCGCAACATGGTTACTCGCCCTATACCAGGATATTCAACAAAAGTTA includes:
- a CDS encoding cytochrome P450; the encoded protein is MTEVTKQQRNEPPWPKPLPYTANILHRLARGWKTWLGLLNEWDFRIPIGEINILGLPVFLINDPPLVRRILVDEVENFPKHPYTLWILEPLIGRAIFSVNGEEWQWQRRLIDQAFQVAKLNRVFPSMAGATEDFIKRLHEHKSQQPIDIDAEMTLVTADVIMRTILSRPLSEGESKKIFLAFSRYQRKAGRALVLRFLNLPKSLIQINLKNDAKIIRDWIHIAIKERLKKHAEGDETSSTSMDLLDCLIMANDPETKRKFSEKQLVDQICFLFLAGHETSASSLGVATWLLALYQDIQQKLREEVLLVSAGKPVQEQLEQVEIRKLNYCSAIFNETLRLYPPVSFFIRERIKTDTNFFVSGEKSKCPLGALLTLSPWVIQRHENHWEDPQVFKPERFLKTKESRWVKEAFLPFGIGPRKCPGAAFAQQEAVLVLAELVRNFKVSPAKGHIPNLTGRLTLRSSNGIKLLLQKV